The Alkalispirochaeta americana genome segment CTACCGGGAACAGTTATACCGACTCTATCATCAGCATTTCTACGCCTCTCCCCAGCGAATCGCAGAAAACATCTACTGGCTGGAGCAGGCCCTGCGAAGCGATTTTGCAAATCCCCTCTACGCCCTGGCAAGGATCTCTAACGAGCGGGAGTGGGAATGGTATCGCTACCTCTTCTCGATGCATATCAACTTGAAACTTACTGAACTGTACCTGCAATGGGGCACACAGTACATGAAATTCGAGGCTTTTTTTTACAACGCCCCCTGGCAACGACAAAATCTTGAGAGTCTGGAGCGAGCCGAGGAACTTTTTCGCTACGCCCTGGTCTACTGGGATGAGGCCCAGCGATGGAGTCAGGAAGCAGCACCGATCCGTTTCATCAGCCTGGACCGCATCCAGTACTGGGAAGACCAGCACCACCGGATACGCAGGGGATCGCTGAATTACGGCAGAATCATCGAACGCCACCTGGACCGGGTGGCTGAAGTTCGCTCGGCTTTTGAAGCGATGGACGAATCAACCTACTGACCGGCATCGTAGCGGCACCCCTTACCTGATCAGCATGGCGTCGCCATAGGAAAAAAAGCGGTATCGTTCTTCCACGGCCTGGCGGTACCACTCTTTGATATCCTCAGGAGTGGCAAAGGCGCTTACCAGAGCCAGCAGGGTGCTCCCGGGGGTGTGAAAATTGGTAAAAAGCTGATCCACCACCCGGAATCGGTAACCGGGGTAGATAAAAATTCCCGTTTCGTCTTCTCCCGCCTCCACCCTCTGGAGAGCCTCGTTCCAGGCAGACTCCAGCGTGCGCACCGCCGTGGTTCCCACAGCAAGGACGGGCCGTCCTTCGTCCTTTGCCTTCCCGATCGCCCGGGCTGTCTCCCGAGAGACACTGTAGCGCTCACTGTGCATTTTGTGCTCTTCAAGGACCTCCGTCCTTACGGGAAGAAAGGTGCCGATCCCCACGTGAAGGGTAACAAAGTGGATCTCAACCCCTCGATCCCCCAGGGCCTGGAGCATATCCCGGGTAAAATGCAACCCCGCCGTGGGGGCCGCCACGCTTCCCACGGTGCGGGCATAGACCGTCTGATATCGCTGGGCATCGTCGGAGGAATCGCTCCGGTGGATATAAGGGGGCAACGGAATGTGACCGTGCTCCTCAAGCCACTGATCCGTTACAGGCTGCGAGAAGGTGAGTTCCCGGTAGGGTGGTTCCACAGAAGAGATCCGTGCTGTGACCCCCGAGGGATCAAAGCGAAAGACACGTCCCAGACGTTGCTTCTTTGTGTTGGGGCCGATCGCAAGCCACCGATTTTCCCCGCGGGGCTCCACCAGAAGAAATTCCTGGCTGGAACCGGTATCCACCGTCCTGGCATAGACCCGGGCACGACGGACACGGGAATCGTTGAAGACCATCACCGTCCCGGGCGCTACCGCGTCGATGATATCGGTCATGACCCGATGCTCTACACCACCTGTTGCCCGGTGAGCCAGAAAGAGGCGGCTCGCACCCCGCTCCCGGGGCGGCTCCTGGGCGATCAGTTCCTGGGGTAAATCAAAAAAGAGATCGCTGGTCTTCACCTGTTTCATCTCCTGGAAGCCCGAGTACAGCGTAGGCTCGAGGCGTGGCAATCCGGCCCCGGGCGGTACGCTGAAGAAGGCCCTGCTGGATAAGAAAGGGCTCGTAAAAAACTTCCAGGGAGTCCAGCTCCTCCCCCACCGATATAGCCAGCGTCTCAGCTCCTACAGGCCCGCCTTGATACATTTCCACGATAGCCCGAAGGATCTGCCGATCCTGCTCTTCGAGACCGTACTGATCGATGTTAAGCCGTTCCATCCCCTCCCGGACAACAGCCCCGGTAATTACTCCCTCACCCAGAATCTGGGCGAAGTCGCGCATCCTCCGGACCAGACGGTTTGCCACCCGGGGGGTTCCCCGGCAGGTATCAGCAAGAAGAAGAACCGCTTCTTCCCGAATAGCTATTTCCAGGATGGACGAGGTGCGGCGGATAATTGCCGCGAGCTCATCCTGAGTATAGTAATCCAGACGGACAGGGATTCCGAAGCGCGTATACAGGGGGCTTGCCACCATGCCGGGCCTGGTGGTTGCTCCCACCAGAGTGAAACGCGGCAGAGGAACTCTCAGGGTGCGTGCGCTGGGCCCCTGCCCGATCACCCAATCGATCTCGTAGTCCTCCATGGCCACATAGAGCATCTCTTCCAGAGAGCTCTTCAGTCGGTGAATCTCGTCGATAAAGAAGACCGTCCCCTCCTGGAGTGACGTCAGTATACCGGCCAGATCCTTGGGCTTTTCCAGAGCCGGCGCCGCCGTAACCCGCAGGTCGGCGCCCATCTCGTGGGCGATGATGCTGGCCAGGGTGGTTTTTCCCAGCCCTGGCGGCCCCGAGAGGAAAACATGGTCCAGCGATTCCTGCCGCTCCCGGGCCGCCTGGATAAAAACACGCAGATTCGCCTTGATTTGCTCCTGACCCAAAAAGTCTTCCAGCAACCGTGGCCGCAGCTCGTTTTCCCGGTGGTCCTGCTCTTCGAAGTCGGGTCGCAGAGGATGCTCGTCGTTGGATGTCATGAACTCAACTCCCTGATGGCCCGGCGGAACAGCTCCTGTTCCTGCTGATCGGTGACAGCCGAGGCGCTCCCCTTCCGGGAAGACTCCCCGTCGGGGGGTGACAGGCTTTTTAGCTCCCCGTAGAGACGATCCAGTACCTTTCGAACCGCCCCTTTATCGTAGCCCATATCTACCAGTGCCGTGGCCAGCTCTTCCAGGGGACCTGCCGGAGCGGGTGAAGAGGCCTTGCCGGAAGGTTCCTCCCGGACCAGATGCCCTTTCAACTGGAGAATCATCTTCTGGGCCGTTTTGGTCCCCAGTCCCGGAATTCGGGTCAGGGACGAAAGATCCTCTTCTTCCAGAAACTGGGTAAGCTGCGTTACGGTAGTTCCCGAGAGGATTTTCAGGGCCTGGCGCGGTCCTATGCCGGGAACGGTGATGAGTTGCAAAAAGGCCTGGCGCTCTGAATCGGTCCAGAATCCGAAGAGTTTCAAGAGATCTTCGCGAGTTTGCAGGTACACCAGGAGTCGGACGGGCTCACTTCGTTCTGCGGCCAGAGACGCCTGGAAGGTCGCGGCGCTCACCTCAAGTTCCCACTCGATACCGCCAGTTTCCAGAAAGAGAAACGGAAACTGATGCCCCGAGATCCGTCCTGTCAGGCTATGAAACATCGATCACCTCCCAAAGCAACTATGCAGGCGTGTAACAGCGGCTGCAAGCGCGTCAGCAGCATGGTCAGGCCGAGGGGGGGCCTTTAGCCCCAGAATAACGCGGACCATCTGGATAACCTGCTCCTTATCGGCTTGACCGTTTCCTACAACGGCTTGCTTGATCTGTTGCGGGGTGTATTCCTGCGCATCAAGGCGAAACTGGGCAAGCGCCAAAAGAACCACCCCCCGAGCCTGGGCCACGGGAATGGCGCTGGTGACGTTTTTTGTGAAGTAAAGCCCTTCAATCCCGGCATAGTCCGGCCTGTGGGTCCGAAGAAGATCGGAAAGCACAGAGTATATGGTTTCCAGACGCTCACCCGATGAAGCATGAGCCGACGTTTTGATCACTCCGAAATCGAGACATTCCAGACGACCCCCGGCTTCCCGGATAATTCCATAGCCCGTCGAGGCAAGGCCCGGGTCCACGCCGAGGATTACCGCCATCAGCCCTCGGGATCGAAATCGTCGGGGATATCCAGGTTGGTAGCGACCTCCTGGACATCGTCATGATCGTCCAGAAGCTCTATCAGCCGGATGGCCTTCCGGGTTTTCTCAGGATCAAGGGAGACCGTGGCATCGGGAACCCGCGATATTTCTGCCATATCGTGCTCAAACCCTGCCGAGCCGAGAGCTTCCAGAACCGCCTCGAAGTCATCGGGAGCGGTGGTTACCTCAATTGTTCCGCCACTGTCGGCGACGTCGTCGGCACCGGCCTCAAGGGCCACTTCCATGATTTCGTCCTCGCTGTACCGCTCGGCGCTGTACGCGATAACACCCTTGCGGTTAAAGAGGTAGGAGACACAGCCGTTTTCCCCCAGGTTTCCCCCGTTCTTGGCAAGAATGCTTCGAACATCGGCAGCGGTGCGGTTCTTGTTATCCGTCAGGGCGTCGATCAGGATCGCAACCCCACCGGGTCCGTAGCCCTCGTAGGAGAGCTCCACGTAATCGGCTCCACCAAGCTCGCCGGTTCCTTTTTTTATCGCCCTGTCTATGTTGTCCTTGGGCATGTTGGCGCCCTTGGCTTTGGTTATAGCCGTGCGGAGGCGGGGATTGCTCTCGAGTTCGCCACCCCCGAGACGCGCGGCGATGGTTATTTCCTTGATTATCTTTGAGAAAACTTTTCCGCGCTTTGCATCCTGCGCGCCTTTTTTGTGCCGTATTGTGGCCCATTTACTATGGCCGGACATGAAATCTCCTCTGGGTATCTGGAGTGGTGAAAGGAAACTATCACTTGACCCCGGAGGTGTCAAGGTTTTGGCAGTTTCGGGGGGTGTGGTTTCAGCGGTTCATCGGGCAGCGTTTCCGGTCTCGTTGATTTCCCGGAAGGCCTCCCTGAGAAAGGTGTCCAGAAGCATCCAGTGCCGGGGGGCAAGGCGGTACCATCCTTCGCTTGCATCGCCTTCTTTGCGGTCCTCTTTGGCCCCAGGGATGGGAACCTTCCAGCGGTCGAGTGTTTCGGGGATAAACGATTCCAGGGGAGCCCCAAAGCGATCCAGGAAGGTCCTGCGCGATATCCCCCGGCGCGTGCGAAAGCCCATCATGATTACCTCCTTGAGGTAGTCCGTCGGGGAGATTTCTTCAATCTCCAGTCCCCGGGAAGGATCAGAGCAGTAGAGGGCCAGATCACGGGTATTGGTAAGACGGCGTGGTGAGGGCGAGAGGATGGTTCCCACCGCACCAGGACCGATCCCCAAGTAAGGTCTCATCTGCCAGTAGGCACAGTTGTGGTGGCTCTCGCTATCAGGCAGGGCGTAACTTGAAACCTCGTAACGGGAAAACCCCCGACCACGCAACAAGTGATCCAGAAAGGCTCGTTCCGCCAGAATCTCTTCCTCGGGAGCGGTCCGGAAGGTTCCCCGGCGAAGATCCCGACCCAGGGGAGTTTCCGGTTCCAGGGTGAGTTCATAGACCGAAAGATGATCCGCACCGGCGGCAAGGACCCCCTCAAGATCCTGTTGCAAGGCGCTGTTGTTTCGGCCGGGGATTCCGGCGATGATATCAGCACTCCAGCGTCGCTGTTTGCCTGCCGCATCTCGCCAGTGATTGTGCACCAGATCGATACCCCGCTGGACAGTGTCGGGATCTATTTTCCGGCCGATTCGCTGAAGCGCCCCTGCGTCAAGGGATTGTACTCCCACAGAGAGGCGGTTGATCCCTGCCTGGCTGGCTTCTTCCAGAAATTGTGGCGTTATGTCTTCAGGGTTTGCCTCCAGAGTAGCCTCCTTGGCAAGACCCAAACGCCGCACAAGGGCAAAGAGCTTCTTCCGTGCTGTGGGAACCAGCGCAGAAGGCGTGCCCCCGCCAAGATACATCGTGGCAAGAGGGGCGCCACCCGAGGCGGGTGTATCCGGAGCAGACGCACCAGGGACAGAGCCAGACAGCCCGTCCTGCCCGGGTAGCCCGTTCTGCCCGGGGGGGTAATCCGAAGGGGTTTCATCCAGAAGGAGCGGGAGGAGTTCCTCAGCCTGACGGGAAATTGCCTCCACCACCTCATTCTGACGCTTTTCGGAGACGCCACAACGGGTATAGAAATCGCAGTAATCGCAACGGGATCTGCAAAAGGGGATATGGATATAGAGGTGGCCACCAATCAGGTTCACAAAGCCCTCAACGGCATAGTGCCCTCAGGGAAATACCGGAAATACCGGAAATACCAGGAGACATCTCAAGTGGTTTCATGGCTACATCTCCGGGAGGTTTTCTGCTGCCTGCTGCTCCTTCCGGGGATACAGAACCTTTCTGCGCTCCCGAGGCCATACGATGGACTGAACGCGAAACAGCAGATCCTCCTCAGAAACCACTCCGACAACCCGCGAATCGGCTCTTCCTGGTTCCAGGGCGAGAAGGAAAACCTCTCCCTCCTGAACCAGGATCTCTTCCTGGCGATGAGGAAGATCACGATGAAGGTAGGGAATCGTGTATCGGGCGGATCCCACAGAGACCCCCTGATGATCCCAGATGACACGATCGCCGGGCAGGGCTGCCACAAATCTCAAAACCGGGCCACCCACAGGATGCGGATAGGGTTCCCGGGGGCCATCGCTACGAAACCGGGCGATCCGTTCCCGCAAGGTAGGTGTTGTCCGAAACGGTGCGCGTGCAAACACAAGGGTTCCTCTTTGAAGAACCTTGGTGTCGCGGTGAGCCAGCACCAGATCTCCCTCGACAAGAAGTG includes the following:
- the queA gene encoding tRNA preQ1(34) S-adenosylmethionine ribosyltransferase-isomerase QueA; its protein translation is MKTSDLFFDLPQELIAQEPPRERGASRLFLAHRATGGVEHRVMTDIIDAVAPGTVMVFNDSRVRRARVYARTVDTGSSQEFLLVEPRGENRWLAIGPNTKKQRLGRVFRFDPSGVTARISSVEPPYRELTFSQPVTDQWLEEHGHIPLPPYIHRSDSSDDAQRYQTVYARTVGSVAAPTAGLHFTRDMLQALGDRGVEIHFVTLHVGIGTFLPVRTEVLEEHKMHSERYSVSRETARAIGKAKDEGRPVLAVGTTAVRTLESAWNEALQRVEAGEDETGIFIYPGYRFRVVDQLFTNFHTPGSTLLALVSAFATPEDIKEWYRQAVEERYRFFSYGDAMLIR
- the ruvB gene encoding Holliday junction branch migration DNA helicase RuvB → MTSNDEHPLRPDFEEQDHRENELRPRLLEDFLGQEQIKANLRVFIQAARERQESLDHVFLSGPPGLGKTTLASIIAHEMGADLRVTAAPALEKPKDLAGILTSLQEGTVFFIDEIHRLKSSLEEMLYVAMEDYEIDWVIGQGPSARTLRVPLPRFTLVGATTRPGMVASPLYTRFGIPVRLDYYTQDELAAIIRRTSSILEIAIREEAVLLLADTCRGTPRVANRLVRRMRDFAQILGEGVITGAVVREGMERLNIDQYGLEEQDRQILRAIVEMYQGGPVGAETLAISVGEELDSLEVFYEPFLIQQGLLQRTARGRIATPRAYAVLGLPGDETGEDQRSLF
- the ruvA gene encoding Holliday junction branch migration protein RuvA; protein product: MFHSLTGRISGHQFPFLFLETGGIEWELEVSAATFQASLAAERSEPVRLLVYLQTREDLLKLFGFWTDSERQAFLQLITVPGIGPRQALKILSGTTVTQLTQFLEEEDLSSLTRIPGLGTKTAQKMILQLKGHLVREEPSGKASSPAPAGPLEELATALVDMGYDKGAVRKVLDRLYGELKSLSPPDGESSRKGSASAVTDQQEQELFRRAIRELSS
- the ruvC gene encoding crossover junction endodeoxyribonuclease RuvC, which codes for MAVILGVDPGLASTGYGIIREAGGRLECLDFGVIKTSAHASSGERLETIYSVLSDLLRTHRPDYAGIEGLYFTKNVTSAIPVAQARGVVLLALAQFRLDAQEYTPQQIKQAVVGNGQADKEQVIQMVRVILGLKAPPRPDHAADALAAAVTRLHSCFGR
- a CDS encoding YebC/PmpR family DNA-binding transcriptional regulator; this encodes MSGHSKWATIRHKKGAQDAKRGKVFSKIIKEITIAARLGGGELESNPRLRTAITKAKGANMPKDNIDRAIKKGTGELGGADYVELSYEGYGPGGVAILIDALTDNKNRTAADVRSILAKNGGNLGENGCVSYLFNRKGVIAYSAERYSEDEIMEVALEAGADDVADSGGTIEVTTAPDDFEAVLEALGSAGFEHDMAEISRVPDATVSLDPEKTRKAIRLIELLDDHDDVQEVATNLDIPDDFDPEG
- a CDS encoding coproporphyrinogen-III oxidase family protein, which translates into the protein MNLIGGHLYIHIPFCRSRCDYCDFYTRCGVSEKRQNEVVEAISRQAEELLPLLLDETPSDYPPGQNGLPGQDGLSGSVPGASAPDTPASGGAPLATMYLGGGTPSALVPTARKKLFALVRRLGLAKEATLEANPEDITPQFLEEASQAGINRLSVGVQSLDAGALQRIGRKIDPDTVQRGIDLVHNHWRDAAGKQRRWSADIIAGIPGRNNSALQQDLEGVLAAGADHLSVYELTLEPETPLGRDLRRGTFRTAPEEEILAERAFLDHLLRGRGFSRYEVSSYALPDSESHHNCAYWQMRPYLGIGPGAVGTILSPSPRRLTNTRDLALYCSDPSRGLEIEEISPTDYLKEVIMMGFRTRRGISRRTFLDRFGAPLESFIPETLDRWKVPIPGAKEDRKEGDASEGWYRLAPRHWMLLDTFLREAFREINETGNAAR
- a CDS encoding S26 family signal peptidase is translated as MSDRSKRKGLRGILVLHLLFVVAVYVGFRSYGPALISVQGTSLAPLLVEGDLVLAHRDTKVLQRGTLVFARAPFRTTPTLRERIARFRSDGPREPYPHPVGGPVLRFVAALPGDRVIWDHQGVSVGSARYTIPYLHRDLPHRQEEILVQEGEVFLLALEPGRADSRVVGVVSEEDLLFRVQSIVWPRERRKVLYPRKEQQAAENLPEM